The sequence below is a genomic window from Uranotaenia lowii strain MFRU-FL chromosome 2, ASM2978415v1, whole genome shotgun sequence.
TCCGGCGGTCATCAGCAAGTTTCGAGAGCGACGAGTTGCAGTGGGAGGTGACATCAAAGAGATGTACCATCAGCTCAGGATTAGAGAGGCAGATAAGCAGGCGCAAAGGTTTCTTTTCCGGTTCCCGGAAGACGATCATCCTACCgttttcgtcatggacgtgGCCACCTTCGGCGCTGCCAGTTCTCCATACTCGGCGCAATACGTCAAGAACCTGAATGCCCAGCAGTTTTCCACTCGCTATCCAGCAGCAGCACAGGCCATCGTTCACCGCCATTATGTCGATGACTACTACGACAGCTTCGACACCGAAGAGGAAGCCATCGAGCGAACCAGAGAGGTACGTTGGATCCACTCGAAAGGTGGATTCGAGATCACCAACTGGACGTCTAATTCTACAGCTGTTCTTCGAAGTTTGGGAGTgggtggtggctccagagagtcaatCCATTTGAACCAAGACAAGGTGACGGATTACGAACGAGTTCTCGGCATCATGTGGGACACACAGAACGACGTGTTTTCCTTTGCAGTGCCCACAAACGCAGCGGCTACAGAGGCAGAACCACCAAAGAAAAGGGGAGTCCTGAGCACGGTCATGTCGCTGTTCGATCCAATCGGCCTGTTGGCTCCATTTACGGTGTTGGGAAAGATGCTCATGCAAGACCTGTGGCGAGCGGGTTGCGACTGGGACCAGCGTATCGACGGAGAGTGCCTGGATAAGTGGCGACAGTGGGTCGCAATGTTTTCTCTGGTCGAGGGTGTTCGGATTCCAAGATGCAACTTTGGATCGACACCTCCTGACCGATTTGGCCAAATACAGCTACATATCTTCAGTGATGCCGGGGAGAATGCGTACGGAAGCGTCGCGTATCTACGGATTTGTGTGGAAAATACTGTAAAATGTTCGTTGGTGATGGCTCGATCGAAAGTAGCACCGATAAAACTTCTTTCCATTCCACGGCTTGAACTGAAAGCAGCAGTCTTGGGAGCGCACCTGAGTCACACCGTTAAGAACAACCATTCCCTTCCtattcatcaaattttctactGGAGTGATTCTCGAACTGTTCTCTCCTGGATTCAAAGCGACCAACTTCGTTATCAGCCGTTCGTCGGCTTCCGTATCGGAGAAATTCTGAGTCTCTCCAAGCTGACAGACTGGCGCTACGTTCCAACCAAGCTAAATGTAGCAGATTCGCTCACCAAATGGGGTCGTCTTCCGGATCTTTCGAGCGAAGGTTCATGGTTTCGTGGCCCGGAGTTCCTGTACCAGCAGCCGTCGGAATGGCCTCAACAGAATCTTCCCGCTGCAAATACACGAACGGAAATCAAGGCAATACACCTTTTTCACGGTGTTGAGCTTCCAAGTTGCTTTATCGACGTGACTAGATTTTCGAAGTGGAATGTTGCAGTTCGCACCGTGGCATGCATTTTCCGATTCATCTCCAACTGCCGGCGCCGAGCCGCTGGCAAATCCATCGAAGTAGTCCTTTCGACTCCaaagcttaaaaagcttatCAAGGTTGAAATTCCCTTTGTAGTGGTTCCGTTGCGGCAAGACGAGCATCGATGTGCCGAAAATACTCTCTTCAGGTTGGCTCAGAGCGAGTCGTACAGCGACGAAATCAAGATATTGAAGAAGAATGCAGAATTACCTTTTCAAAATTGGTTTCCACTAGAAAAGTCCAGCCCTCTCTACAAGCTTGTGCCCTTGATCGACGCCGATGGTGTGTTGAGGATGGAAGGTCGTTCTGAAAAGGCAGAGTTCCTCCCTTTCGATCTTCGCTTTCCAATAATTCTATCAAGATCTCACTACGTTACGGATCTTTTAATTCAACAATACCATGAAAGGTTTGGGCATGGATTTCGAGAGACGGTGAAGAATGAAATCAAGCAACGTTTTCTGATTAGCGGTCTTACCAATTTGATAAGACGAACCGAACGAAGCTGCGTGTGGTGTAAGGTCCGAAAATGTCTGCCGAAGAATCCACGAATGGCTGCACTTCCCGTACAAAGATTAACTCCATTTAAACGTCCATTTAACTTCGTGGGCATTGATTACCTGGGTCCTGTTGAAGTCGTCGTCGGCCGCCGCAGAGAAAAACGCTGGGTTGCGGTGTTCACGTGCATGGTTGTTAGAGCGGTGCATTTGGAAGTTGTCCACAGTCATACCGCGCAATCATGCATCATGGCGATCCGCCGTTTCATCAGCCGCCGAGGTCCAGCCTCCGAATACTTCACAGACAACGGGACGAACTTCCGAGGTGCGAGTAAGGAGATAATCCAACGGGTACGAGAAATTGATGCTGTTTGTGCCGATGAATTTACGACTGCTATCACGAGTTGGCACTTCATCCCACCTGGAACACCCCACATGGGAGGGGCGTGGGAAAGGATGGTGCGCTCGGTGAAGCAAGTCATGGCCGCTTTGGACGACGGGCGTCGATTGAACGACGAAATCCTCCTGACTACGCTTGCTGAAACTGAGGACATGATCAACAGCCGGCCCCTAACTCTTGTAACCACGGACTCAGTGATGGGTGCACTTTGTCCAAATGTCTTCCTGCGAGGTTCAGATCCCAACGAGCCGCATGAAGTCATTCAACCTACGCATCCTGCAGAAGCACTTCGGGATGCTTACAAGAGATCGCAGCAGCTGTCCGACGAGTTATGGAAGCGGTGGATTAGAGAGTACGTGCCGACAGTCAACCAACGGTCCAAGTGGTTCTCCGAAACAAATCCTCTAAAGAAAGGGGATCTCGTATACGTGGTCGAAGGCAGTCGACGCAAAGCATGGGTTCGAGGAGTCATCGAGGAGCCGATCGTTTCTGGTGACGGAAGAGTCCGTCAAGCTTTGGTACGCACAACTGGTGGTGTTTTTCGACGTGGAACGGCGAATCTGGCGGTACTAGAGATTGCTGACAGAGTCCAGACGGTGGGTCCAGAGAGTGCCGCTCATCATGCATCTTCTGATACTGGTGGTAACGCTGAtccggtggctccagagagtgaatcCGGACCAGGTTTACGGGTGGGGGACTGTTGAGCGTGTAAAAACTGCGCGACTCGGCAGCCTCGTCGGAAAGTGAGCTAAATACATCAACAAGAACGGGGTAaacaaaatagagaaaaaagacCGGCAAAAACAGGGAATCGATTTGGATAGCTTGTGTAGCAAAGAGcagttttcaaattgttaattttctaaAGTGTTTACCGATTAAAAGGCAGGAAGTGATTTACTATTCATCCATATTATACAGTCTACAAGACAAATCGTCACTTCAAGTGAATCTAACCTGCAAAGGCATAATTCCGAGTCTCGGATCGTTAAAATCAACTATCGTTTTTACAATATTGTACCGTTTCGAGACTAAATAAGCGAAATAGTCATTCGTTTCCTGATCCATCATAAGATACGTGAGTGCCCGAGTAGAAGAAAACTAAATGTAAGTTTGTTTGAAtctagtttaaagtttaaaatactcacaaaataaaatctattttagCTTCAAGCTGCTAAAAACTTAAGACGCTGCTTTGAGGATTATTTCTTTTTCCGAACATTCAAAATGAAGCTTATTTATCGACAACAACAGAAAAACggcaaaaatcttgaaaaaccaacgatttttgattttttttttcttgagactTCAAAACAACGTCAATTTGTATTCACTCTGGCATTCGCTAAGTGAATATTTAGTGTAAGAATCTGAAAATgtggaatatttaaatattagTTCATTCAGGAGAATATAAAGATCAAAGTTAATATCCCGCGACCTCTGGTTTTGCGCGCCTATGGTTCataactttgaatttaaaacgttTTTCATCAACCGGAACGAGTGGCTCTGGAAAACAGTATCTGACGTTTTCTTTTTTACCattcttaaatatttcaaataattttgcagCTTGAGTTTGAAGCTTAAGCAACATTTTCTCTACAATTCCAACGTTTCATTGTAACTTCTTTAGTTGATTAACAAATTGGAGATTCTTTCCTAAAGCAgccggttttaaaaattcaactgaagatgagaatgataaaaatttaaactattaaTAAAGAAAACTTGATCTATCTGTTGGAAAACGACCAATAAAGATACAACTGCTTCCCGGTCGGATTCGAACCTTTGCCTAGTTGAATTGTCGGTAAATCAAAATCTCTTATCACACTACTTGTATTGAAGGGGATATCTCAGTCGTAATCTCACATTTCGTAGACGAAGAATCGATAtcatcataaattttaattggtGACAATCAGGGCTTTTGATTAGATAGGGTGTCGGCAAAATTCGAATTCATGACCTAGCTATCCGTTGACAACAGCTGATAGAAGCGAATAGAACCTTTGTTGAGCATTTTATGGGATAGGATTTCGAATCCAACTGATGACCAGGGCTTTAACGACACGCGCTGAGCAAAATGGAAGCtcatgaataaatatttttgtaagaCCGAAACAAATTAGTCGGGAAATAAAGTGTGAACGTTAGCAAATAGTCCAAATGACTATACTCCTTTTTTCAATGACAAACTgtaaatcgaaaaatttaaacgcCCAAATGTAgactattcaaaattttacgaCGATCATCGTTATCTTGTTTTGCGATGTTATTTGCGTGATCACGCCTACTGATTTCGATTTAATCATATTTCAATGCCATGTGGAATTCCGTTGAACATCTGAAATTTGAAGCGTttagtatggtcagtgcttttAGTATGCACGATTGAATTGAGGCTTTGATTAGGCAAGCTGCTAGCACCTCACAGACTTATTCCATCAAAGCTAACCGACCGAAAACACTCGATAAGAAAAGTGCAATATCAGAAATGAAACACAAAATATTCGATAATTTAATGGTGAGCCATAAAACATTGAGACTATTTTAAGATAGGTTAACAAGAGATTTTAGCAATCGAACATAAATCTTAATTGCTCTGTACATTTTCCTCATGAAAAGCAATATGTAGTCTcaaattttcttcaacttttgAATAAAGATCAAATGTAGCTATGATTATCTGGTATTTTCAATTATGAAAATACAGAGTTTTGCAGGATGATGTACCAGATGATTTCTGTTACGCAGATTTAATAGAAAGATGTGGCTGACATCGTAACAGATTATTTAATCAGATCAGCATTTCTACCGAACTCCTTCTACGaaaacatcttttaaatttaCCATTCACGCTTGGAATAATTTTAAACACTTCTCGTGAGAATGAACGTGAAAAACCTCATTTCGTCAATAACTCCAACAATGCTACTAAATTAGATTTAGTAACATGGCTGAATCGATGGAGCATGAGGATTGAGGATGAAGAGAATGAAGAGTAAAGTCAGCCAGACAATACCGCGTCGGACGTCGTTGAGttctaaaacgctgacgcgacgcactctACAATTTTCGCACGACAAAACAGCGTCCACTGACATGAATCACagggaaatattaaaaaaaaaactcggtaAACTCCAACACAACATGttatattcaatttatttttatttttgaaaaaacgagAACATAAAAATTAAGCTAGTATTTATAATTGATCCTTTATGATTTCATCATCatgtaaaatatgttttaatgttaaaaataaatttcaattgcgttattcaacaaatttgtatcATCGAGGAGacaaaatgctaaaattttgaattttttcaaaaccaaaacaatgcCTTCACTGACGAGACGCACCGTTGTGATGACTCAAGCGGAAAATGGCATCCCTAAATCAAATACCAACGCGatgctgacgcgacgcgacgacgAACGGGCTATTGTGCGACCGCCTTAGCTCAAAAACCGGTCACAATTAGTGTGTGTAACttggtggaatcgatggggtatgaatggttgaaagatgaaaatccAACTGGTCTTGTTCTTTAAGACCTTATAGAGctgtttttattccgattcccTCGCCTAGATGAAAATTTCGCGGTGAAAACCGGgggaatcggaataaaaacaacaagGAAAAAGGTTGAAGGTGAAGGTTTTAAAGAACGAGACCAGTTGGATTTTCATCTGTCAACCATTCATTCCtcatcgattccaccatgttacacACACGAATTGTGACGCGTTTTGAGTTAAGGCGGTCGCACAATAGCCCGTTCGTCGTCGCGTCGAGTCAGCATCGCGTTGGCATTTGATTTAGGGATgccattttccattttctataaatttttaacattataggtaccgtaatccggggtaatatcactttttttcaatattattggaTTATTAttcctgttaaggggaatgtggcatgtttcatatttttaaaaccaatactGGACtcttatgaacgtaaaacatggttgcagaaatttattggactactttcaatttgatttaaaaatcgatttcgtcgctgttcaggaattgatgcttatggttacattgatcagtctccattttgacggttttaacgagttttcttgaggaacaaaacatcttcataattgtttacaaattctaatttatcaattttacctggCTTTTCAAcgtttcctttaaaaaaaaatttgtaaccgaaaaaaaacaatgatgctgcatacatctaggggcaaaaattatactTATTACTAAataattttagcttcaaaatacaaatgaaattttaccttcacacattcctctaggcccacccattttcatttttttcttcaaagttaatcatttgataggactccaatccatttgtccaataagggcttactcttggaaattgtccttactttttaaatatcaaaaacttatcattAAATGTCTGTAAAAAAAGCGCTATAACTATCGTAGTTTTGCTCTAACTGCTTTCATTGTGTTCGTTTAATAATTTAGAAGCCTACCAGTTTTGCCCGAGGTTTAAACCTCAAGCAGACGGTTGCAACCCGTTGTCAGTTGTCAGTTTTGAGGGTAAGCATAAGGGAGAGAATAGTTACCATATATCTGCATCGTctcgggtgacgattttgtttgtttattcagaaaaagttttgccccgtgCCAGTGTagaaaacaaaaacgacaataaggagtttatcgaaaattaactataaacatatttgagccttctacttactaacgcgtgaacgcgcacaactgtgctcacctgtatgtagcatcttgatctgtcaagagtgaaccagcgctttgtttacgtttgaaacattcgCTTCTCCTAAAATGTCGTTAATTataaaagaagttaaaattcgcgtgttggacacttggatgcgagagaaggtcatctcgatgaatgaagtggcGAAACGTTTCGACATTCATCgagcgtaaaatccatcatccacaagttcggGGAACACTAGGTATATGTTCGATGATTTGccaggaagaggcagaaaaccaGGACCATGTGAATCAAATTTGGACCTTAAGgtaatcaacctcatcaaccggaatcgatcgatgtccatacgggatttggcgaaaaatgctgggacatcgatcggaatggtacagcgaatcaagaagcggaacaacctgaagacatacaagaagcagaaagtgtccaaacaaacggctgaacaaaaatcacgagccaaaaTCAGAGCCCGGAAGCCAGATTCGTGCATtttcatggacgatgaaacttatgtaaaagaagtttccagtactcttccgggaccacagttctacactgcagctattggagaggatgtgagtgaccacgagaagtcgattgaggtggaaaaatttggccagaaagtgcttgtgtggcaggcaatctgCTCCTGCG
It includes:
- the LOC129741984 gene encoding uncharacterized protein LOC129741984, which codes for MSDPANDTIRNVEKSVNNRNCMYCEEVDSEDDMVQCDMCSFWSHYQCAGVTEAVKSVPWNCTKCSNLLHVPKIRKPVKKNVSKRTGSAKSDVGTELREGRPSIQESLSLLEQESAAIEQQLQEEKILHDKRLELERSVNEKRRALQQKMQEEKLRQEKLQLEQQLADHKDFLIRQKQMRDQFRKMKADLSQEFENDEEDSDPDVGSAKTKAWVETQEDPRGAYPKKPAAAPRSFPLTVRNALVERHGETDSEQSGMGRQRKHEPLATSSKGEAQAEKKKNVDTDHRFKELLEHYLKANGSQQELEASEPEESELEKLEQALIRKLLERNTLGRACSVSSGPTKEQLAARQAASKHLPTFRGEPEVWPQFISCFEYTTEACGYTNTDNLKRLQDSLQGLAKEAVQSQLLMPESVPEVIEDLRQLFGNPEKLLKSLMAKVRKVQAPRVDKLESFLYFGITVKQLCDHLVAAKLHDHLSNPMLVAELVDKLPSDYQLDWVRFKRGRTDLPLRMFADFMKGIVSEVSEVADFNGEQNTAVAEGRRMYKRKERVNTHDTKVFPVVQNTMPARTRKPCPMCNRTDHKLRFCDDFASFSLPDRQRLVDRLKLCNICLCDHGKMRCTFKVRCEIRSCKGNHHTLLHRHEEAVNVTVAECNPHYNVDRSVIFRMIPITLHHGGRAVQTLAFLDEGASTTLVESSLADSLGVEGTPEPLVIVWAGNVKRNEDSSRKIDLLVSAVDSRRKFMMSSAHTVGELKLPLHRTCYGSIVEKYHHLDGVPLSSTKMEVPRVLIGLDNLHLFAPLESKVGAPGEPIAVRSALGWAIYGPDSRLEQQQQHYLNHHLVQSLNNRQLHDLMAEQYAQEELHVAQGNPIESEEIQRARDTLESTTIRVGDRFETGLLWKQEPVFPDSYPMALNRLKSLERRFQREPHMKQNVNQQIEYYLTKGYCHKATAEELKSTNPSSVWYLPLNVVLNPKKPHKVRLVWDAAAKSQGVSLNSFLLKGPDLLASLPAVISKFRERRVAVGGDIKEMYHQLRIREADKQAQRFLFRFPEDDHPTVFVMDVATFGAASSPYSAQYVKNLNAQQFSTRYPAAAQAIVHRHYVDDYYDSFDTEEEAIERTREVRWIHSKGGFEITNWTSNSTAVLRSLGVGGGSRESIHLNQDKVTDYERVLGIMWDTQNDVFSFAVPTNAAATEAEPPKKRGVLSTVMSLFDPIGLLAPFTVLGKMLMQDLWRAGCDWDQRIDGECLDKWRQWVAMFSLVEGVRIPRCNFGSTPPDRFGQIQLHIFSDAGENAYGSVAYLRICVENTVKCSLVMARSKVAPIKLLSIPRLELKAAVLGAHLSHTVKNNHSLPIHQIFYWSDSRTVLSWIQSDQLRYQPFVGFRIGEILSLSKLTDWRYVPTKLNVADSLTKWGRLPDLSSEGSWFRGPEFLYQQPSEWPQQNLPAANTRTEIKAIHLFHGVELPSCFIDVTRFSKWNVAVRTVACIFRFISNCRRRAAGKSIEVVLSTPKLKKLIKVEIPFVVVPLRQDEHRCAENTLFRLAQSESYSDEIKILKKNAELPFQNWFPLEKSSPLYKLVPLIDADGVLRMEGRSEKAEFLPFDLRFPIILSRSHYVTDLLIQQYHERFGHGFRETVKNEIKQRFLISGLTNLIRRTERSCVWCKVRKCLPKNPRMAALPVQRLTPFKRPFNFVGIDYLGPVEVVVGRRREKRWVAVFTCMVVRAVHLEVVHSHTAQSCIMAIRRFISRRGPASEYFTDNGTNFRGASKEIIQRVREIDAVCADEFTTAITSWHFIPPGTPHMGGAWERMVRSVKQVMAALDDGRRLNDEILLTTLAETEDMINSRPLTLVTTDSVMGALCPNVFLRGSDPNEPHEVIQPTHPAEALRDAYKRSQQLSDELWKRWIREYVPTVNQRSKWFSETNPLKKGDLVYVVEGSRRKAWVRGVIEEPIVSGDGRVRQALVRTTGGVFRRGTANLAVLEIADRVQTVGPESAAHHASSDTGGNADPVAPESESGPGLRVGDC